One Thermoplasma volcanium GSS1 genomic window carries:
- a CDS encoding APC family permease encodes MSSNTYTLKEGVIGEFRLVWQAMGALSIAADASYLLTGVALFALGATPLSILLGVVFYLFIMNSGYQFSKYISSAGSYYTFAAKSLGPKIGIFQAWNMIFYSILGYSSFGFLGLAAFISMINPSLNSTAVWVTIAVAAATIAFLFTYFGIKTSTDYQILGGVIEVSVLIIGSILIIISAGNSNTLSVFTTKYIPGGLSQIFYSMIYSVVLFFGTTLSITSLAEEAKNPHIAVRRALISTIVVAGITLILVSYAFTIGYGPTNMGAFIKSPDPGLVMFKHVSYILYILLIAVTVNSFMGYNVSVSNANTRIYYSFARSGILFLPRSLKKIHERYGSPYNSAIFVFIVSLSVGLAFGFAFGPEIGGLVMLFANGYAAYTEHIVASIGLPFYAKKMGDFKVLQHLVFPIIAVGVLAAVIFFTLYPAPPAYPYNIAAYVGIGWIPFAGLMTLIELKKRGISNTLETEPEVAKTAENA; translated from the coding sequence ATGTCAAGCAACACGTACACTTTAAAAGAGGGAGTAATCGGAGAATTCAGACTTGTATGGCAGGCCATGGGAGCGCTTTCTATAGCTGCAGATGCTTCTTACCTTCTAACAGGAGTTGCATTGTTCGCTCTGGGAGCAACACCACTATCCATATTGCTTGGAGTTGTATTTTACCTCTTTATCATGAACTCAGGATATCAGTTTTCCAAATACATATCCTCAGCGGGAAGCTATTATACCTTTGCTGCGAAAAGCCTTGGCCCAAAAATTGGCATATTTCAAGCATGGAATATGATATTCTATTCCATTCTTGGGTATTCAAGCTTCGGATTTCTAGGATTGGCAGCGTTCATCTCGATGATTAATCCTTCATTGAATTCCACCGCCGTATGGGTAACAATCGCTGTTGCAGCTGCAACTATAGCCTTCCTCTTCACGTACTTTGGCATTAAAACATCAACAGATTACCAGATTCTTGGCGGAGTAATCGAAGTCTCTGTTTTAATAATTGGTTCTATACTGATAATAATTAGCGCTGGAAATTCAAACACACTATCGGTCTTTACTACAAAATATATTCCGGGCGGCCTTTCCCAGATATTTTATTCAATGATATACTCAGTTGTTTTATTCTTCGGTACAACACTTTCTATAACTTCGCTTGCCGAAGAAGCTAAGAACCCACACATAGCTGTAAGGAGGGCCCTCATATCTACAATTGTTGTAGCGGGCATAACTCTGATACTTGTGTCATATGCATTCACCATAGGCTACGGGCCTACCAACATGGGTGCTTTCATCAAGTCACCAGATCCAGGATTAGTAATGTTTAAACATGTAAGTTACATTCTATACATACTTCTAATCGCAGTTACAGTCAACAGCTTTATGGGATACAACGTTTCCGTTAGTAATGCGAACACAAGGATATACTACAGCTTTGCACGTTCAGGGATACTATTTCTGCCGAGATCTTTGAAAAAAATCCACGAAAGGTACGGATCACCCTACAATTCTGCAATATTTGTATTCATAGTTTCTCTCTCAGTAGGATTAGCATTCGGATTTGCTTTCGGACCTGAAATCGGCGGTCTTGTGATGCTATTCGCAAACGGATATGCAGCTTACACGGAGCACATAGTTGCATCAATCGGCTTGCCATTTTATGCGAAAAAAATGGGCGATTTCAAAGTGTTACAGCACTTGGTATTTCCTATAATTGCGGTAGGAGTACTTGCAGCAGTCATATTTTTTACCTTATATCCTGCCCCGCCAGCATATCCATACAATATAGCAGCATATGTTGGAATAGGGTGGATACCGTTCGCTGGGCTGATGACCCTTATAGAACTTAAGAAACGGGGAATTTCAAATACCTTAGAAACTGAGCCGGAAGTTGCAAAGACAGCAGAAAATGCTTAG
- a CDS encoding class I SAM-dependent methyltransferase, which produces MSDNPFFKKFAEDYAKSKSHEKGQDLTELLGLINTHRDTCLDVATGTGFTAASISQICAHVTALDETRAMIEQAQSLIESRATKNVKFVLSTFEDFDDGKFDLITCRRALHHFKDKEAFFKKARTMLNPGGILAIADMVSPANDRKDNFNVLERIRDPTHIGALKVEEMIKLFEENNFQDIKYKIITEELTFEEWLYPITKESEVGKKCLEFLNSLSTEELNQIRLDANRLTLSKQRIVIAASVQ; this is translated from the coding sequence ATGTCAGACAATCCATTTTTTAAGAAGTTCGCTGAAGATTATGCAAAGAGCAAATCTCACGAAAAAGGCCAAGACCTAACAGAACTGCTAGGACTCATAAATACTCATAGGGATACATGCTTGGATGTAGCCACTGGCACAGGGTTCACTGCAGCGTCCATATCACAAATATGTGCGCATGTAACAGCTTTAGATGAAACACGTGCGATGATCGAACAGGCACAATCATTAATCGAATCAAGGGCAACCAAGAACGTAAAATTCGTTCTGTCTACCTTTGAGGATTTCGATGATGGAAAATTCGATTTGATAACCTGCAGAAGAGCTCTGCATCACTTTAAGGATAAGGAAGCCTTCTTTAAGAAAGCGAGGACTATGCTTAATCCAGGTGGTATTTTGGCCATAGCGGATATGGTCTCACCTGCCAATGATAGAAAAGACAACTTCAACGTATTGGAAAGGATTAGGGATCCTACACACATAGGCGCACTCAAAGTTGAAGAAATGATAAAACTGTTCGAAGAAAATAATTTCCAAGATATAAAATATAAGATCATAACTGAAGAATTGACCTTCGAAGAATGGCTATATCCTATCACAAAAGAATCAGAGGTAGGAAAGAAGTGTTTGGAGTTTTTAAATTCGCTCAGCACTGAAGAACTTAACCAAATCCGATTAGATGCGAATAGGCTAACGCTATCTAAACAAAGGATTGTAATAGCAGCTTCGGTGCAGTAA
- the rfbB gene encoding dTDP-glucose 4,6-dehydratase, giving the protein MKLLVTGGAGFIGSNFINYWLKKHQRDSIVNVDKLTYAANPDYVDHKSFSDRYELIKADIANAKQIESIIKDVDCVVNFAAESHVDNSIKSPEPFIRSNYVGVYNILEAVRKYDIRFHQISTDEVFGSLPLDSSQKFDEHSPYAPRNPYSATKAAADMLVRSYINTYGIKATISNCSNNYGPNQHREKLIPKTVYNAIHNFRIPIYGSGRQIRDWIHVLDHCSAIEAILERGRIGETYLVSARNEQHNIDVVKKILGILGKDESLIEYVSDRPGHDVRYAIDPKKIENELDWKPSIPFDEGLRDTVNHYASLFSNELR; this is encoded by the coding sequence ATGAAATTGTTAGTAACTGGTGGTGCAGGCTTCATAGGGTCAAACTTCATAAATTATTGGTTAAAAAAGCACCAGAGAGACAGCATTGTCAACGTAGACAAATTAACGTATGCTGCAAATCCTGATTATGTTGATCATAAATCATTCTCGGACAGATACGAACTCATTAAAGCAGACATTGCAAATGCAAAACAAATAGAATCCATTATAAAGGATGTAGACTGTGTTGTCAATTTTGCAGCGGAATCCCATGTTGACAACTCCATAAAATCTCCCGAACCATTCATACGCTCAAATTACGTTGGCGTTTACAATATTCTTGAGGCAGTTAGAAAATATGACATAAGATTCCACCAGATTTCGACTGATGAAGTTTTTGGCTCTTTACCTCTGGATTCGTCTCAAAAATTCGATGAACATTCACCCTATGCTCCACGTAATCCGTACTCAGCTACCAAGGCGGCTGCTGATATGCTTGTAAGATCGTATATCAATACCTACGGAATCAAGGCAACCATATCAAATTGCAGCAACAATTATGGTCCAAACCAGCATCGTGAAAAACTAATTCCTAAGACTGTTTACAATGCAATTCACAATTTTAGAATACCTATTTACGGAAGTGGAAGGCAAATTAGAGACTGGATACATGTACTGGATCACTGTAGTGCGATCGAAGCTATACTGGAAAGAGGCAGAATTGGTGAAACGTACCTTGTGAGCGCCAGAAATGAACAACACAACATTGATGTTGTAAAAAAGATACTTGGTATTTTAGGCAAAGATGAATCGCTAATAGAATACGTATCAGATAGGCCAGGACACGACGTGAGGTATGCAATAGACCCCAAGAAAATCGAGAATGAACTTGACTGGAAACCTTCAATACCTTTTGATGAGGGCTTGAGAGATACGGTGAATCACTATGCGTCATTATTTTCTAATGAGCTAAGATAA
- a CDS encoding zinc ribbon domain-containing protein has translation MGPAKKKKKGKEKKFRRELGSWSAVELEKFIEYKAEDAGKKVIYINPKYSPQKCSRCGYVSKENRHDSVFKCKNCGFELNADLNASRNIEVIRVSEYFRLLSASQSLLFNETPLTGGAGDQRQAPKL, from the coding sequence TTGGGACCTGCAAAAAAGAAGAAAAAAGGAAAAGAGAAGAAATTCAGGAGGGAGCTAGGATCGTGGTCAGCGGTAGAACTTGAGAAGTTCATAGAATACAAGGCAGAAGATGCAGGCAAGAAAGTAATATATATAAATCCAAAGTACTCTCCTCAGAAATGTTCAAGATGTGGATATGTAAGCAAAGAAAATAGGCATGACTCGGTGTTCAAGTGCAAAAACTGCGGCTTTGAATTAAACGCAGATCTGAATGCCTCAAGAAACATTGAAGTTATCCGCGTGTCTGAGTACTTCAGGCTGTTGTCAGCAAGCCAATCGTTGCTGTTCAATGAAACTCCACTTACGGGTGGAGCCGGAGACCAACGGCAAGCTCCAAAGCTTTAG
- a CDS encoding SDR family oxidoreductase, giving the protein MPNILIFGHTGQLGRELLKLVPNAISGSINGKRVDITDYSEIALLFSQASPDIVINSAAFTNVDRCEKEREKAYLVNAIGVRNIVKLCDKYNSKLIQISTDYVFNGERGNYKEDDIPDPINYYGYTKSIGDAYALSSDNTIVVRTSGVFGNANNFPLFVYNRLKAGLEVDVIKGYYSPIHANLLSKALYVLISKGTHRGIINIAGQRISRFDLATAIANRFGFDQKLIREVPDLKEMVARRPFDSSLDISYAKKLIDFDFYTLESNLNSFERSLKKDGEE; this is encoded by the coding sequence TTGCCAAACATACTTATATTTGGGCATACAGGGCAGTTAGGAAGAGAGCTCCTCAAACTTGTTCCTAACGCTATTTCTGGATCTATCAATGGAAAACGAGTAGATATTACGGATTATTCAGAGATAGCTTTGCTGTTCTCTCAAGCAAGCCCAGACATAGTAATAAATTCCGCTGCTTTTACTAATGTGGACAGATGCGAAAAAGAAAGAGAAAAGGCTTATTTGGTCAATGCAATAGGCGTTAGGAACATCGTAAAGCTCTGTGACAAGTATAATTCTAAATTAATTCAAATATCTACTGATTATGTATTCAATGGAGAGAGAGGAAATTACAAAGAAGACGATATACCCGACCCGATCAATTACTATGGTTATACAAAATCAATAGGAGATGCATATGCACTATCAAGTGACAATACAATTGTCGTAAGAACATCTGGAGTTTTCGGAAATGCCAATAATTTTCCTTTGTTTGTATACAATAGGCTTAAGGCTGGCCTCGAAGTCGATGTTATTAAGGGTTATTATTCTCCAATTCATGCCAATCTTCTTTCTAAGGCCTTATACGTATTAATATCCAAAGGAACGCATAGGGGCATTATCAACATTGCTGGACAGAGGATATCGCGATTTGACCTAGCGACTGCCATAGCAAACAGATTTGGATTTGATCAAAAGTTAATTAGGGAAGTTCCGGATCTAAAAGAAATGGTTGCAAGGAGGCCTTTTGATTCATCTCTCGATATATCTTATGCAAAAAAGTTGATCGACTTTGATTTCTACACACTCGAGAGTAATCTAAATAGTTTTGAAAGATCACTAAAGAAGGATGGTGAAGAATGA
- a CDS encoding MFS transporter, whose protein sequence is MVDEKTYKGSVSDRLERIPFGSPQRNFLLMVTGGEWAETLMLLGNGVILALVASVLHFSHVLATLVVPTAFFLGEFVGSIFFGWLGDQRGRRTVFLYNLLVFSGGMIIAGLMSTAILIAIFVFIGGIGVGGEFPIVDTFTSEMMPGKERGKRLATVYTIAVTAGPVIAFLTYEMKIVAPPYVSWRILFWFMGIVGIAIWAVRTQLRESPRWLEVHGRYKEADAIVKDWEQRVIEEKHLQSLPEPKSETEVSERKSRYKDIFAPDLRRRTIMMLIFQFFQTGIFYGFTSLAPTFLLYKGITLVHSLEFSFIIYSGFFFGSIFNVFIIDKVERKWGIIASAVLAGVFGTLFGIIPNVTATVIFGFITTFVLWNFSNFYHTYQAEIFPTRVRPTAAGTVYSVSRISTSILVPFITAFFLPHGLLASFGLIWVFIAIVVFDLALLGPKTSKLRVEAIAQ, encoded by the coding sequence ATGGTAGATGAAAAAACTTACAAGGGAAGTGTATCGGACAGGCTTGAAAGGATACCTTTCGGGAGCCCGCAACGGAACTTCCTTCTGATGGTAACGGGTGGTGAATGGGCTGAGACGCTTATGCTCCTTGGAAACGGAGTGATACTAGCACTTGTGGCATCAGTCCTGCACTTTTCCCATGTACTGGCTACGCTAGTCGTTCCAACCGCTTTTTTCCTGGGCGAATTTGTTGGAAGTATATTCTTCGGCTGGCTTGGAGACCAGAGAGGAAGGAGGACAGTCTTTTTATACAACTTGCTTGTCTTCTCTGGTGGCATGATAATTGCAGGATTAATGTCTACTGCCATACTTATAGCTATCTTCGTCTTCATCGGTGGGATTGGTGTAGGCGGTGAATTCCCTATTGTCGATACTTTTACGTCAGAAATGATGCCTGGCAAGGAAAGGGGAAAGAGGCTTGCAACTGTCTACACTATAGCCGTAACAGCCGGTCCAGTAATTGCCTTTCTGACTTACGAGATGAAGATAGTTGCTCCTCCCTACGTATCATGGAGGATACTGTTCTGGTTCATGGGAATAGTTGGAATAGCCATTTGGGCTGTTAGAACACAGTTGAGAGAATCTCCAAGATGGCTCGAAGTTCATGGGAGGTACAAGGAAGCTGATGCGATTGTTAAGGATTGGGAGCAGAGGGTAATAGAAGAAAAGCACCTACAGAGCCTCCCTGAACCAAAGTCAGAGACGGAAGTATCGGAGAGGAAGTCCCGTTACAAGGACATATTTGCACCAGACTTAAGGAGGAGGACTATAATGATGCTTATATTCCAATTCTTCCAAACTGGTATATTCTACGGCTTCACTTCTTTAGCCCCTACATTCCTTCTGTATAAAGGGATAACACTGGTACATTCCCTAGAATTCTCCTTTATAATATATTCCGGATTCTTCTTCGGGAGTATATTCAACGTTTTCATAATAGATAAGGTTGAGAGGAAATGGGGTATAATAGCATCCGCCGTGCTCGCCGGCGTTTTTGGAACTTTGTTCGGTATTATACCCAATGTTACAGCTACAGTAATATTCGGCTTCATCACCACATTCGTACTATGGAACTTCTCAAACTTCTATCATACTTACCAAGCTGAGATCTTTCCAACGAGGGTAAGGCCTACCGCAGCAGGAACAGTATACAGCGTAAGCAGGATATCCACATCAATACTCGTACCATTTATAACTGCCTTCTTCCTACCGCACGGGCTACTGGCATCCTTTGGACTAATATGGGTGTTCATAGCAATAGTTGTTTTTGACCTTGCGCTATTAGGGCCTAAAACTTCTAAATTAAGAGTTGAGGCAATAGCCCAATAA
- a CDS encoding glucose-1-phosphate thymidylyltransferase has product MKGIILHGGSGTRLRPLTYTDVKQLLPIAGKPISEYALENLIEIGIKNINIVIGSVGGLEVKKFYGDGSRWNVNISYTYQPEPLGIAHAIGLTKAFVGNDDFVVFLGDNYLQNGISNLYEDFTNAGSDGHLGLVPVDNPSQFGIAEVDNGKISKLVEKPKTPTSNLAIVGVYFLTPKVFESIDRLKPSKRGEYEITEAYQDMIDRGLKISYSIISGWFKDTGTVDDFLACNRLILDKLGDNGRRDNVSGRFDIHPTVKISSDSEVVGPCFIGEGTRIEHSYIGPYTSIGSNCIIKNAEIEDSIIMDGCEIDLLNENRIKKSLLGPNVRVVSGSKYGMRLVLGRDSKLEL; this is encoded by the coding sequence ATGAAGGGTATTATTTTGCATGGAGGGAGTGGTACTAGACTGCGCCCTCTCACTTATACTGATGTAAAACAATTGCTTCCAATAGCGGGAAAGCCTATAAGCGAGTACGCTCTTGAGAATTTAATAGAGATTGGGATTAAAAATATAAATATTGTAATAGGTTCGGTAGGAGGATTGGAAGTTAAAAAATTCTATGGCGACGGATCAAGATGGAATGTTAACATATCGTATACATATCAACCCGAGCCGCTTGGAATTGCCCATGCAATAGGGTTAACAAAAGCATTTGTTGGGAATGATGATTTTGTTGTATTTTTAGGAGACAATTATCTTCAAAATGGTATCTCTAATCTATATGAAGATTTTACAAATGCTGGATCGGATGGCCATCTAGGTTTAGTTCCAGTTGATAATCCTTCCCAATTCGGTATAGCTGAGGTCGACAATGGCAAGATTTCTAAGCTAGTAGAGAAACCAAAAACGCCTACATCAAACCTGGCTATTGTCGGGGTTTATTTTTTGACTCCAAAGGTATTTGAATCCATAGATAGACTCAAGCCTTCAAAGCGGGGGGAATACGAAATAACAGAAGCATACCAGGATATGATAGACAGAGGATTGAAAATAAGCTACTCCATTATTTCTGGCTGGTTTAAGGATACGGGCACAGTCGATGACTTTCTTGCATGCAATAGATTAATTTTAGACAAGTTAGGAGACAATGGTAGGAGGGATAACGTTTCTGGAAGGTTCGATATACATCCAACAGTAAAGATTTCTTCAGATTCAGAAGTAGTAGGCCCTTGCTTTATCGGTGAAGGTACAAGAATTGAGCACTCTTACATAGGGCCCTATACTAGCATAGGTTCAAACTGTATTATAAAGAATGCTGAGATTGAAGACTCAATTATAATGGATGGCTGCGAGATAGATTTGTTGAACGAAAACAGGATTAAAAAGTCACTTTTAGGCCCAAATGTAAGGGTTGTAAGCGGATCGAAATACGGAATGAGGCTTGTGCTGGGACGTGACTCAAAGTTGGAGCTGTGA
- a CDS encoding NAD-dependent epimerase/dehydratase family protein, whose translation MMILVTGHRGFIGSHIYSYFNGNSEVYGFDIGDKLEDRRYDVIIHMAARGLIRKSIEFPYDYFQDDLSLVVRFLELARKNDSVFIFPSSGSTAEPTNPYSLAKKNAEEWIRLYGKLYGLKYYILRFFNIYGDGAKKGAVYLFTKAALSGEEAIVYGDGSHIRDFLYVGDVPITIERILNEKYRTGEYEVGSGKGTSVNDLISLIEKVTGKKIRTRHEDYIVPEASELVAKNTIVKNPTPLEVGVERVMEFILKDNQ comes from the coding sequence ATGATGATTCTTGTTACAGGCCACAGGGGATTTATAGGTTCGCACATCTATTCCTATTTCAATGGAAACAGTGAGGTTTATGGCTTTGATATTGGGGATAAATTAGAAGATCGAAGGTATGATGTAATTATTCATATGGCTGCGAGAGGCCTTATCCGGAAATCTATAGAATTTCCATACGATTATTTCCAGGACGATTTATCTTTGGTTGTTAGATTTTTAGAATTAGCCAGGAAAAATGATAGTGTATTTATTTTTCCAAGTTCAGGTTCTACTGCAGAACCAACAAATCCATATTCTCTCGCCAAGAAAAATGCAGAGGAATGGATAAGGCTTTACGGAAAATTGTATGGTCTGAAATATTACATACTCAGGTTTTTCAACATATACGGAGATGGCGCAAAGAAAGGTGCCGTTTATTTATTCACTAAAGCTGCATTATCTGGAGAAGAGGCGATAGTATATGGTGATGGAAGTCACATTAGAGATTTCTTGTACGTTGGTGACGTACCAATAACAATCGAAAGGATACTAAATGAAAAATACAGAACTGGAGAGTACGAGGTAGGATCGGGGAAGGGAACATCAGTAAACGATTTGATATCGCTCATTGAAAAGGTTACTGGAAAAAAGATTAGAACTAGGCATGAAGATTACATTGTCCCAGAGGCAAGCGAACTTGTTGCAAAGAATACAATAGTCAAAAATCCAACACCGCTTGAAGTTGGGGTAGAAAGAGTAATGGAATTCATACTTAAAGATAATCAGTAA
- a CDS encoding glycosyltransferase family 2 protein, translating to MMANVSVIISAHDRKKYVMNAIKSVLDQSVGRDKIEIILVKNFSDVALDNFCEKNKIKNVLFFGPTLGEKMARGIMESSSEIICFLDDDDMFEPNKVENVLKAFNEDDIVYYHNGVRIIDEDGRIVEKNYTGRMRVNVRLNDARSIKMARKLNGDWYMSCISVRRDFAVSMIDTLKSLPASFDKLMYYSALASKGVLIVDNAPLTRYRLHSSLTTVIGDQDHFLKRKLIFFNKSADTAKYLLNKYGDPKTSSPYRLFYLHELMMLSALGSVNKLSYRETLNALQDIFHYGNRADLIWLILSLFSKVSGKMTSTIVYRYMMNYFLL from the coding sequence ATGATGGCCAATGTAAGCGTTATAATCTCTGCCCACGATCGCAAAAAATATGTGATGAATGCCATTAAAAGTGTTCTGGATCAATCAGTCGGCAGAGATAAGATCGAAATAATACTCGTGAAGAACTTTTCTGATGTAGCCTTAGATAATTTCTGCGAAAAAAATAAGATCAAGAACGTTCTCTTCTTCGGCCCAACCCTTGGCGAAAAGATGGCTAGGGGTATTATGGAATCGAGCTCAGAAATTATATGCTTTCTGGACGATGATGACATGTTCGAGCCTAACAAAGTAGAAAATGTGCTAAAGGCTTTTAATGAGGACGATATTGTATACTACCACAATGGCGTAAGAATCATAGATGAAGATGGCCGGATTGTAGAGAAGAACTATACTGGCAGGATGCGCGTTAATGTCAGGCTAAATGATGCCAGAAGCATTAAGATGGCCAGAAAGTTAAACGGAGACTGGTACATGAGCTGTATAAGTGTGAGAAGGGACTTTGCGGTATCGATGATTGATACTTTGAAATCTCTACCAGCTAGCTTTGATAAGCTGATGTATTATTCTGCTCTTGCATCCAAAGGCGTATTAATAGTCGATAATGCTCCTTTAACTAGGTATAGATTGCACTCGAGCCTGACTACAGTTATTGGGGATCAGGATCACTTTCTGAAAAGGAAATTGATTTTCTTCAACAAGAGTGCGGATACAGCGAAATACCTTTTAAATAAATACGGAGATCCTAAAACTTCAAGCCCATACCGGCTATTTTACCTCCACGAACTTATGATGCTCTCTGCCCTAGGATCTGTAAACAAACTTTCGTATAGGGAAACGCTAAATGCATTGCAGGATATCTTTCATTACGGAAACCGAGCGGATCTAATTTGGCTTATCTTAAGCCTTTTCAGTAAAGTATCAGGCAAGATGACATCAACTATAGTTTATCGGTATATGATGAATTATTTTTTGCTATAA
- the rfbC gene encoding dTDP-4-dehydrorhamnose 3,5-epimerase: MTFIFEETEIPDVIHIVCNRYEDNRGYFEERYKASEFDRILHVRFVQDNHSFSRRGVIRGLHFQREPMAQGKLVGVITGRIYDVAVDLRKDSVTFGKWVYRVLSNNEMLWIPRGFAHGFQALEDSHVVYKVDNEFSRQHEDGIIFNDPDLAIDWPIKDPIVSEKDIKLGTFRNFRGSSK; encoded by the coding sequence ATGACATTTATATTCGAGGAAACAGAGATACCCGATGTTATCCATATTGTGTGCAATAGATATGAAGATAACAGAGGGTATTTTGAAGAGCGTTACAAAGCTTCAGAATTTGATCGAATACTACATGTTAGATTTGTTCAGGATAATCATTCTTTTTCAAGAAGAGGTGTCATTCGAGGGTTGCATTTCCAAAGAGAACCCATGGCTCAAGGAAAGCTTGTTGGGGTTATAACTGGAAGGATATATGATGTTGCTGTTGATTTAAGGAAAGATTCTGTAACATTCGGCAAATGGGTATATAGGGTGTTGAGCAACAATGAGATGCTTTGGATACCCAGGGGTTTTGCACACGGTTTTCAAGCCTTAGAAGATTCGCATGTTGTTTACAAAGTAGACAATGAGTTTTCTCGCCAACACGAAGATGGCATAATCTTTAACGATCCAGACTTGGCTATAGACTGGCCAATCAAGGATCCAATTGTATCTGAGAAAGATATTAAGCTTGGGACGTTCAGAAACTTTAGGGGTAGTTCAAAATGA
- a CDS encoding helix-turn-helix domain-containing protein — translation MMYYLSFSISSNCGLSAAAEHLQNKIVTLNVINSTDFNTVIAFTLARDIDAMRNDFAKDFKTVYIARGKKAAFINGTKISHGIVPAMISEQIIPLYPIFAENGSEWFNAIVLEKEHIDNFVALIEKKNNIETLDYERIRNGDSMFSIIKNANRGIFTLELTETERRIVNSSLRQGFFSWPRSYDLTSISREFGLTKPTILYHIRNAERKVMEALFGS, via the coding sequence ATGATGTATTACCTCTCATTCTCAATATCTAGCAACTGCGGGTTATCCGCGGCTGCCGAACACTTACAAAATAAAATAGTAACTCTAAACGTTATAAATTCTACGGATTTTAATACCGTCATTGCTTTCACTCTTGCTAGAGATATAGACGCAATGAGAAATGATTTTGCTAAGGACTTCAAAACAGTCTATATAGCAAGAGGTAAAAAAGCAGCCTTCATCAACGGTACTAAAATATCCCATGGCATAGTGCCAGCAATGATCTCAGAACAGATAATACCTTTATACCCGATATTTGCAGAAAACGGATCGGAGTGGTTCAATGCCATTGTATTGGAGAAAGAACATATTGATAATTTTGTCGCTTTAATAGAAAAGAAGAATAACATTGAAACACTTGATTATGAAAGGATCAGGAACGGCGACTCAATGTTTTCTATCATTAAGAATGCGAACAGAGGGATATTCACTTTGGAGCTTACAGAAACTGAGCGCAGGATAGTAAATTCATCTTTGAGACAGGGGTTCTTTTCATGGCCGAGATCCTATGACTTAACGTCTATTTCACGGGAGTTTGGCCTAACTAAGCCCACTATACTCTATCACATTAGGAATGCAGAGCGAAAAGTTATGGAAGCTCTTTTCGGTTCTTGA